From the Labeo rohita strain BAU-BD-2019 chromosome 21, IGBB_LRoh.1.0, whole genome shotgun sequence genome, the window agtatcattatttcatttttgaccaagatggcttttagctggttttgcatctgaactcttcacttGTAGTTACATATTTAACCTTCATAGAAAATGATCAAGTTTTTGTCCTGATAAATGATGCTTTGGACATGATACTGCCTCAGCAACACAACTACTTAAGTAATCCAAAAAGGAGCAACATTTCACTAAATTGCTGAAAAAAACGTGGGTAGGAACAAGACTTAGTTCACTCAAAGAATGTACGTCTTTTTTTTCCTATCAAGAAATTAAAAGGTTAAAACAGGTGAATATTGGTTCATAACATTAAAACTGAATATACATCCTTTCATtcctttttttataaatttacattCCTTTagaaaatgcatatatttagcacTTCAGACTTTGCAATTGGGACAGTAAATTAAGTTTGCATTTTAGATGTAATTCAGGAGCCTTAATTTTTTAGGCTAAGAATCCTTGGTGGAAAGACAGGAGCAGCAGGAACCACCGACACACCCTGTAGACAACGGTACTGATCTACAATGTATATTTAGTGATTCCTGCAACATTTTGCAACTGAATTGGGCTGACATTAACTTAATACTGCATTTACTGACATTATcttactgcattttatttagcacatttcatattagtttgagatttaaaaaaaaaaattaaaaataacctcTGGGGTCATTGAGCTCATTTTGAAATGCCCTGATGTAATTCATTCACATAAAGCCCAAAATGATCCCTAAAGTGGGCAAGTTGTCAGAGTTGATAGTATATTATAACTGGGATATATATAATGAGTTTGACTTCATGTCTCCACACATTGGGGAAAAATGTAAGCTGTACTAATTTtcaataattctttaaaaaccaaCCCAAAAATGCTGCCCTGCACTCAAAGCACTTCATGAACATTTCATAACTTAAATGAACAtaacattgaaaaaataaaggttcaatTACAATAATTCAagaatttaataaatatcaGTTGTGATTTAagtttgaatattttttggtGATGCTCTGGTTTACTTTTGTAGTTTCAGTATCATTTTATAATCACAAATAAACACTTCAGGgtatgaagaaaaataaaacgttAACCAATCTCCTATTCTCAAAACCCACTTAAAGTTCCACAGATATAAACGAATAAAGCCACAAgaacaaaaattgtttttacaaacatttattcTTCTGTACATCTGACCAAAAGCACTTTAGATGATGCCGATCTGCAAGAAACAAAAGATGACAGTCAGCAAAGTTCAAAGCATAAATGAGttgcaaaagaaagaaaatacatgAATGCATCACAATCATTCAGGCAGAAGTTTGACAATTCCCTCAACTTCCATGAAACTGACGGCATCTATTGTTTGACACATGCATGAACATTTACATTCACTAATTTACCTTGTTCGCAACATCCAAGGCATCGTAATCTGGTGCAAGACGAACGTATGCCTTCTTTTCGCCATCAGGCCTGAAAGGAGCAATACATAAAGCAGTCAGAATGCATCAAATCTGACAATGGCTTTTATTGGTATCAGCAGTTCCTTTAAGAACATTACATTTCagaataatgattatttttaccattattCAACAATATCCAAAGGCTCCCTGggtatttgtttaaaactacTTGTTTCAAACTTTATTAGTACAAACTGGGATAATTTGTgttacacttaaattaaaaacaattactcaaagtaaatcaattatttattttatttcttgtttataACACCATTTAAGAGATACACTTTTTGACTACTTTTAAGCATTTCAATTTAGATTGTTTAAAGACTTGATGAATAAACCTACCTGATCAGTGTGTTGACTTTAGCCACATCGATGTCGTACAGTTTTTTGACAGCGTGTTTGATCTGATGCTTGTTAGCCTTGACGTCAACAATGAACACCAGAGTGTTGTTGTCCTCGATCTTCTTCATGGCTGACTCAGTGGTCAGGGGGAACTTGATGATGGCATAATGGTCCAGCCTGACAAAACCAGAgagatattaatttttaaactcAGACAAGTTTTGTAAAAACTAGaattttatttatgctttaGCTTCAACTAAATCTCAACAGTGAAATAAGGATgcatcagtttttaaaaattgtaatcagATCATTTCATGCTTTGATCGCAATTCCCATCACTTGCATCCTAAAACCCAGAAATCAACACAACGCACTCTTGATTTTAGAGAGGTCAAAGTACAAACGAGTAAGAGGGCCTCACTTGTTTCTGCGTGGAGCGCTCTTCCTAGGGTACTTAGGTTGCCTCCTCAGACGCAGGGTCTTGGGCCGACGGAAGGTTGGGGAGGTCCTGATCTTCTTCTTCCTTTGGCTGTGGACACCCTTCAGCACAGCCTTTTTGGCTTTAAGGGCCTTGGACTTGGCCTCAGTCTTAGCCGGGACAGCtgttgaaacattaaaaaaaaaaaaattatgatctTGTAATATTAACACATTCTGAGTCTATATGACATACAATGAATGAGTATAGTTTTTTCAACCTGCGTTTTCACGTCTCATTTACAATAACGTAAAGACTTTCACGGACAGATCAACTGTACATGGATATTACCATGTTTACATTCATGCAGTAGctataaaatacagaaattctCACGAATGTGTGAAGCTTTGAATCAATATTGTTTTCGCGGTTGAATTTTAATCACTAAACTGACTGGTAATGAATGAGAAATAGATATATGTAGCCACGTGTGTGTGACTAGCTAACGATGACAAGTCAATAAATTGGCACTGACTTATATTTTACCCTGTACAACCCAAATACAAAGTAAACATCCAGTTTATGATAACTTGATAATGGGTTTAACACTCGGACAATCTGATATCGTGACACTGCAAGCGCATGCAGCTCAATTATGTTAGCTTCCTAGCCGCGGTTGTGACTGAGGACGTTTCACTCCGGCATTTCTTCCattaaaaacagtgatattttaCTCCCAACGCCTAAATAAGCAGCTAAACACAAACATATGTATATCAGCTACATTTAAGTGAAAACGCAGCTGTATATAATCACAATAAACGCTATTTTTATACCATAAAATCTATAAACCTAACGCACCTTCCTTCTTCGCCTTCGGGGCCATGTTGGGAAAGGAAGAACGAGAGGGGTTTCCTTCAGTATATCGCAGGGGTTCACGTTAACACACGCAGTCATCGCGAGAACACCACTAGGCATTATGGGTACTGTAGTTCACTTTTGCAGTAGCGTAAATATCGAGCGCTGCCACAGGAGACCGGGGTCTATGTTGAGCACAGTCACGCAGTGAGAGGAATAAGTTACTTTTAAACCgttatttgtttatatgtatCTTGCGTTTGACGCAAAAGTACCTAATAGCCTGTAAAATAGTATTTGCCTCAGCAACAAAAATGTGTCGACTAAATAAAGCTACTGTCAAGTCTAAAATAGGCTACTTGTAGAATGTAAAAAGCCTTCTGCCTTGTAAGgtaagttgtatttatttatttatttatttatttatttatttttaaatatcgttttaaaataaaattgtattatacaTCAGCATGTTAATTTGTTATCAATGTTAGTGTTGTttactgttgttattgttatgtttATTAATCCCACTAGTCACCGGACAGAATGGTTGAGTGTTTGCAGTTGTATTGGTGTGGTCTTGTTAAAGCTCTCACATGATGAGCTCTCTACCCCCTGTGAAAGGAGACAGGATCATCTGTGAACTCCCTTTGGTAAcgcttttgtatttttagatagttattagtttgttagttattaGTTATTGCATAAAACACTGCTTCATTGCTTCATTTGAGAGGATTATTGTATTTAATCACCCTCGGAGCATTATAAGCCGGACTCAACTGGACCAGATTATTATGTAaaaggcgatttttttttttgttttgtattgttgtattttttaaagcataCCTTAACAAATTTCTATTTGGTCTATTATTCAGTACTTTACCAAGGATGCTGCTGTGCACACAAAAGATGGCttcaatattactgttaaagAGGCATGTCGAGGACAGAAAACAGggtaaattacttttttcctctctttcaTACACAtgtacaaacatttattttgggcTTTCCATTAAAATCTACTTTCTTTATCTTTGGCTGGTCCCCACAAAGCAGGCAAAACTTCATATACACACCCAGACTGATGACACAGATGTGTAATTCACTAAGaatgaacattattttattttaaatgtttatttccaGATTGAATGTAGCCAAGGTCATTGTTGTTGGTGACGTAGGAGTTGGAAAGACCTGTTTAATAAGCAGGTAGGAGTCTGTAatgttaatttacattttgtcaaTTCAGATCTCATTGTGCACAGTGGCTCCATTtgctaatattttatattttgtcaaGATTCTGCAAAGACACTTTTGGAAAGACATACAAAGCCACTATTGGAGTGGATTTTGAGATGGAGAGATTTGAGGTCCTCGGGGTGCCCTTCagtttgcagttgtgagtttagtgttttttattgcTTTCGCAGTCATCCATTTAGTTGCATCCTTCAATcataaatctctctctctctgcaggtGGGACACAGCAGGTCAGGAAAGATTTAGATGCGTTGCATCCACATACTACAGAGGAGCTCAAGGTGATTCAACAGACTAAATTATGCATACTCTTGCAGTGTTATTGtgtaaaaacaatgtatttttttgtttttagccaTCATTGTTGTGTTTGACCTGAGCAATTATAACTCTTTGGATCATGCAAGGTATAGTACGAACACGTACAggtatttgatttaaaacactGTCTGAATAGTCATGAATCATGTCTGATTCTCACACTTGTCTGTGTTTATTTAGAGAGTGGCTTGAAGATGCCATGAGAGACAATGACCCTTCTAGTGTTCTCCTCTTCCTCGTGGGAACCAAGAAGGATCTTAGTGTGAGTTGTTTTCGGTTGATCTCTTCCAAAGCCTTTAAAAAGCCATAGCCACACTGTGACTTTCACATGACGTTGGCACAGATTAACTTTTTCATTAGGAAAAAAGGATATTGATGCATCAAATTACACTCACAACCCCAAAAAGAgggatttttattaatttaatatgtttcttgaggTTTACTTCTAATGTTAATAgagttttttgcacaaaaaataaatatgtggaaaaattattttcaaccTTCATTCTGACTCTCAGTCTAAAACGACCTATTTTTAGTGGCCGGTCCTTTAAGGCTTGTTAGTAATCGGCCACTGTTATAATAGGCTAACGTGattgcataggaaacagtatcaaTGCCCCTTCGCTTAACATGTGAGTGTTTTAAGATAACTAGTTTAGATGAATCTTTCTCTCCCATAGCACCCAGAGCAGTTGGCTCAAATGGAGCAGGAGGCTATTCGACTGTCTGAGGAGATCAGAGCAGAGTATTGGGCAGTGTCTGCACTGTCAGGTAAAGAAACATACCAAACttttaacagcaggtgtttTGAATGCCATCAAACTAGTCTGTGTGTCTGAGCTGATGCCAGAAATATTTGAGGTTGCAAAAgcacttaaaaataatatataattgtgttttcattaatacatcagatgcccattttccacaagctgaaaTGATTCtctagggtcttaataaaaagtctaaaacatactttggttaaaatttatcagtggtaaaaaacaccctttttaccttgtcaaaatcaacCTTTTTCAGAGCAAGCCGTTTTgctgcatttgcctttaaatgctaatgagctctgctcgccccgcccttCTCTTCTGTCGGGTGACGAACAGTACTGTTTATTTTAGCTGCGTCTAgccatgaaacttgctaactagtacattattaggaaaggcgatttgcacaaacatagacacGTTTATGTAGATCGCCAGGCGCATTTCTCCCAAAAACGAAAGTGATGTTAATCCTCTGCGTTTTCAGTGGCTCAGATatcgagtaaatgatgactgctatgatcattattacatccaacaacagaacacctcaatagCTTAGGACCCATTCTTGTCTccccctgctccggcatcaaaacaatggcggTCGGACTGTTTATAGCTCACTAAGCTCACtcagggcaggtctaaggtaagatgtctgtgtcaatcaactatcgtgggagtggccttggtCCGTGTGACGTCACATAGAGGaaatgctgagaatggcttgatttgaaaaaggggatattacttataaagattagaaaaaataccactgggtggatttttatcataattgggtggttgtgtacacactgccagcacacatttatgttcaaacaacatgtaaaagtgagttttgcatccagTGACCCCCATTGAAGTCTCTGATGCTTATAAAGgcttataaaaatacagtaaactaACAGTAAAATccagtattattgtgaaatatcatgaTACGCTACCATTTAAAAATTtcaatataagtaaataataagaTTCAATAaaagaaactaatacttttattcatcatggatgcattcaattgatcaaaagtgacagtaaagacatctataaagttaaaaaatatttatattttaaacacatttcaaaactttctattcatcagagaatccagaaaatgtatttgttttgccatcacaggaataaattgcaatttatattatgttctaatagtatagtatagtatatacgtttgttttaaattgtagtaattttttaggtttttactgtatttttgattaaataaatgcagccttgtggGCACAAGTCTTTCACgtctttcagaaacattaaaaaatttctGTGATTtgaaacttttgactagtagtgtaagtAACATGAAATCATATGTATAATTTCTGTTGTCCTCTATAGGGGAAAGTGTGAGAGATTTCTTCCTACGTGTTGCATCACTTACATTTGAGGCGACTGTATTATCTGAGCTGGAGAGGAACAATTCTAGACAAACTGGTGATATCGTCAGTAAGTTCtcttacattacacattttacttttatgttttACCCTGGAAATATTACGCCATGGTCACACAGAAAATAATATATGCGTCTTTTCTTCACAGGAATCTCTAACAATTGTGACGAAATTTATAAGAAGAGGCAATCCAACTGCTGTCATTGATTAAAAGTGTGTAATGTTCAAATGGCAAGAGAAGCGATCCTGAAATACAGACTTTGGGATATCCTATAATGCCCTGACACACATCTTTGAgtgggaagaaaaaaataatacagaggACTTTGCCAGTGAGATGAGAAAATCTCAGCAAGAATTCCTCTGAAAGTGAAGTTCGGAATGAAATCAGAAGTATACTAAAGAATCCATGATATATTTCACGTCAATCATTATGGTTATTATATGGATACGCAGTAATTGAGTATTTACTATCAAATAACTAAGATCAGGTGAGTGATactttcatccaaaaatgtgattttttttctcgaGCAGTGTCATGTAGACATTCAAATCTGTAAAAACTCAGTGTCATTTACTGGTATTTCAGATCTATTACATAAAGCGATGCAAATCCCTGTAATTTGAAGGTAATGAGTTCTGCCTTCACATCTGATTATTGTCCTAGCAAACAGCAGTGTTTATGTGCAGAATGCTTAAGAGGTCACACTAAATGCCCTCCTGGCAGTTCTAAGTGGATCTTTCGTAAATGTAGCCCTTGTTTTTCATTGCATCATGAGTTTCCCTGGCTAATATGATACATATGCCAGCACTCATGACCACAGGCTCTGCTGCCGTCTGCGACGACACGAGATTCCCACTGTGAGCTAAATGGAAGGATTGTTAAGATGTAAATGGAGAAGTATCAAGCAAAAATGAGCAGCTCAATAAACATCCCACTCTAATGGCAAtatacaataccagtcaaaagtatttgaacagtaagatttttaatgtttttaaagaagtgtcttcttctcatcaagcctgcatttatttgatccaaagtacagcaaaaacagtaaaatgtttaagtatttttagtatttgaaataactgttttctatttgactatattttaaaatgaaatttatttgtgtgatttcaaagctgagatttttagcatcattaattactccagtcttcagtgtcacatgatctttcagaaatcattgtaatatgctgattttctgttcaagaaacatttattattattattatattgaaaacagctgagtagactttttttcaggcttctttgatgaatagaaagttcagaagaacagcattatctgaaatagaaatctttgtagcattataaatgtctttatcatcacttttgatctatttaaagcatccttgctaaataaaaagtattaatttctataatgtcTTTCACCAAAAAaggaataatatatatatatatatatatatatatatatatatatatatatatatattgactccaagcttttgaatggtatagtgtataatgttacaaaagctttttatttaagataaatgctgatttttttatctttctattcatcaaaaaatcctgaaaaaaaactaaactgttttaaatattgataataataaatatgctgcaagcagcaattaccggggttcaagcgctGAAGACATTTAAGcatataaggaaaaagacattacatattatttagcaaggctgtagccacttaaatcaatgattaaaaaagcatttttggcaaagccaggtaatttaccatcgAAATATGAttcaacattttcaacatttaatgactgttatagcaccaactgtggtccgatccccttaaaactttgcatgcttgtttagagtcacctgtcgcatgttctcagcaggttttgtgaagttttgagttttcctttaggctttataggattttgagTGAATATTGGATAGgcccctttttttaaatgacccctttataactttataaagttacatttgtttggttaattattgatattcactctccagagaatcgttctgcactggtttggttccaatcgggCGAAAAACCTGATTGGAAAACGTTTACGACCTTCAAAAATGCAATATCGCCCTCTCAagggctgatttctttcaaacgACATTTGGGGTCGTGAGTTAAACAGACCCACCCAGTTTCGTTCTGatcggcctctgttaaccttgtctaacaggcaaaaaacctaagactagttcacaaaactatttttttcaaaaaaaatgcataattcaCCAGGCTCAAACTGaaccaaggattccaacgacataagacacttgggCCTGACGGTTTAGGTGTTATGTGCTATAGCGTCCCCGTCAGGCCAATTTGGGCAAGCTTTGGTCACGCTTTAgacagtgtgagtactaccatccctctaagtttcaagtctctgcAACTTACaatttggtctgcacaatcagttttatgttGATCCATGACCcttctaacaattacaaaagggtttcagcactacgtgcttgaacccctaattacAAAAAGAttcaaatcagcatgttagaatgatttctgaaggatcatgtgacactgaagactggagtaatgatgctgagtaatgatgctgagtatttcgctttgatcacaggaataaattacactttaaaatatattcaaaaagcaagcagttattttaaatagtgaaaatacttccaaaaaatacagcaaaagcaatatTGTGATCAACTAAaggtaggcttggtgagcagaagagaattctttacaataaaaaacaacacttcaaaaacttttggctaTAGTGAAATGTCCACTCAAGTCTTCAAGAGcctcaaaatctcaaaaaaaaaaaaaaaaatagagctgGTCACTTTTGGGTCTCTTAAGCACAGGCATTGAAATTCCAACGAATGTCACATGGAAAATTTCATAACAGAGCCTCTTTAGTTGTCTTACAATCAGTCTGAAATTAATTATCTACGGTCTGAAGcttgaaaaacaaacactctcctTTACTGAAATCAATGTACACTGTTAagaaacatgtttaaaacaaataaaaacacaaatcagaAGAGTTTAATTTTTGACAACTTTATCAAAggaaagaaatgaaatgaatgtcaGCAGTGAAATACACTGAACAGAACGTTTTAGACACTGAGCTCACTTCTTGACCTAAAGGCATAGTTTAGCCTCAGTGCTAAAAGAACACATGATCAGGTCAGAAACACTTCCCAGAACTTGGAAAAGGTTGTGTgtgggggggtggggggggggagATGACAACTATGCTTGCTGTGTGAAAATATTGTCACAGTATAAGGAGCCTGTTCATAAAGTTCACTTTGCTTAAATGTTACAATTTCTGTCTATAGCGATACATGGGATTGTACACGAAGGAAAGACACTGTTTAAAACAGCATGTGTGCAAACACCTCGAGGAAGTCCGGCCCAGCAAAGGATAcattcacaaacacaaacagcccccaaaactgaaaaagcaAACAACTGATCAGAGTCTCTATTTCTTTTAGCACAATAGTTCAGTTTACTTGTATAAGCACATTATGAGAAGTGATATCTAAATTCTTAACTCGAAGAACTCAAAGATGAGCTTAAAAACATcagttttgaatttaaaatgcatatgttCTGATAATGGCCtgaaaaaacatgacatttaaagGCTTTCAAAGTCACGTATTTCATTATTAGCTGATGAATGAGTTGCTAAATAGCTTTACAACAAATCTCCCCCAGTGCTTAATTCTTTGCGTAACAGCTCGACAGAACACAGCTTTTGAATTATTACAGTGCTCTGGTTCATACTGAAACAGGGTTTTATTTAAACGTTTAAGCCAGATACAAAAGAAAAGCTCTCTGAGGGGGTCTGAACTAATGATCTGAATACCAGCTCCCATGGACACAAATCATGCAGCGTCTCATGCTTTAAGCCTTTccttttaaatttagttaaaaaactgaaatgaaaaaggGGGTGCATTATgcacatactttaaaaaaaaaaaaaaaaagaaaaaaagaaacccCTTGTGACAAACATTTATCGTAGGTCCATTTCCTAAATCTGTTTGTCGTCACCACATTTCAAGTGTTTGTCTTTGTATCAGTAGCTCTGAATGACTCAAAGAAATACTTCTAGCAGCGAAAGAGCAAAAGACGGAGGGTGAGAGATGGGATGTGGATGGATTGGGTTTTATATGAGATGTCTGAACACCCCCCTTCCTTATTCCTATCGGTCCATCTCGTCCAAGAGGGGAGTGGCATCTCCGGCGATGGACATGGGCGTGCTTTCAATCATGGGGCTGGGGGAAGGTCGGGGCGTCATGCGGGGCGTCTTTTGCTTCCGTCGCTCGGCTTCTTTCTCCTGCAGCCACTGTTCAGCCATCTTACCCCAGTCCACGGCAGTGTGGGAACTTGTCCTGCAGGGAACACAGATAGAGTTTTAGTACTTTGTTCTCCTGCTATAGAAGTCATAATAATAGAAACTACACAGAAAAACAAGACTGAAGATGCAGTCACTTTAGcaatatttcagtaaaattctatgggcaaaaaaataaaaaaaaaaaaaaaaaaaaaaaaaatggtacatGGTCAATAGTTTAACAATATATGAACCACAGCTCACACAGAGGTCACTTTCAAACTTGTTGGACTATTCATTttgatacactaccagtcacaagttttgaacagtaagattgttaataatgttttttttttttttaaataaatcttttctgcttaccaagcctgtatttatttgatccaaggtacagcaaaaacagtacaatttaaatatttttactatttaaaataactgctttctatttgaatattcaaatgtaaatgaatatttatttcaaagatgaattttagcataatttctccagtcacatgattcttcagaaatcattctaatattctgatttgctgctcaaaaaaaacccccaaaaaaattgtgttaaaaacagctgagtagaattttttcaggtttctttgaggaatagaaagttcagcagaacagcatttatctgaaatacaaatattttgtaacataaatgtctttataatcacttttaattaaaagcatctttgctaaacaaaagtattaatttctataatttattaaataaataaataaataaataaataaataaatacagactccaagcttttgaatagtatagtgtataatgttacaaaagctttatattttagataaatgctattcttcggactggagtaatgatgctgaaaaatgagctttgatcacaggaataagttatattgttttaaagatattcaaatcgaaaacagttattttaaacagtaaaaatacttcaaaattgtactatttttgctgtatgttggattaaatgcaggcttggcaagcagaagagactttttattaaaaaaaaaaaaaaaacaaatctgattctgctgcattgaactgaataaaaacaatgcattgatatttaacattaatatattaatatatgttagTTTACTGccttgtattttttaaataagtatcattaatatttctaggtttaattaaaaaaaaaaaaaaaaagtaatattatttaaaaaaaataatgccttTTAATAATTAGTTATTTTCCCTTTCGGTTTTCCAGTGCACCCAGAATTTTAATTCTGGTGCAAATTGGTTTTGTATATTCAAGAAAGCAGTAGTAGCACTCACTTAGGCTGTGGTGTCCGCACTCTAGATGACGAGGATGATGGTGTGGAGGACGAATGCTGATGGTGTCCATGTGAGGACTGCGGGGTGCTGCTGGGATACTGCGGTGTTGTCATGGCCTGCTGCTGGCCAGGTGTGGTGTAAGAGTAACTGGGCGTCATCATGGGTGTCGCCATTGGCTGCTGGGGCGTGGCGAACaccttgaaaaaaacaaaaaaaggaatatGAATATTAGTGGGCACGGTTTCGTTTCGATTCAATTCGTTAAACAGGTGAGCGCATAGGTGCAGGTTTCGTACGTGATAAGCGCTGCTGCTGCCGCCACCTCCTGCACTGCTGCCGCCACTGTAACCATACTGACTGGAGGCCCACTGGGCCGGCGTTGTGTTGGGATTCTGTCCCTGGCCTGTAACAGCCGCTATGGCATTGAACATCTGGGATGTCATGTTTCGTGGAAGAGCGTTGACAGCTCGAGTCAGGTCTGAGAACGAAGGAACAGATATGGGTTTTGAAAGACATAACTTGCGAAAATTTGTTGTTTGTCAGAGAGGACATCAACATTTCTGACATACCAGCAATGTTGATGTTGGCAGGTGTGGCGTTGACTGATGCTGGTGTTCTCGTTCTGCTGCTGGTTGGTGTGACGCCTTTAGAGACACAaccaa encodes:
- the rab34b gene encoding ras-related protein Rab-34, producing the protein MMSSLPPVKGDRIICELPLYFTKDAAVHTKDGFNITVKEACRGQKTGLNVAKVIVVGDVGVGKTCLISRFCKDTFGKTYKATIGVDFEMERFEVLGVPFSLQLWDTAGQERFRCVASTYYRGAQAIIVVFDLSNYNSLDHAREWLEDAMRDNDPSSVLLFLVGTKKDLSHPEQLAQMEQEAIRLSEEIRAEYWAVSALSGESVRDFFLRVASLTFEATVLSELERNNSRQTGDIVRISNNCDEIYKKRQSNCCH
- the rpl23a gene encoding 60S ribosomal protein L23a, whose product is MAPKAKKEAVPAKTEAKSKALKAKKAVLKGVHSQRKKKIRTSPTFRRPKTLRLRRQPKYPRKSAPRRNKLDHYAIIKFPLTTESAMKKIEDNNTLVFIVDVKANKHQIKHAVKKLYDIDVAKVNTLIRPDGEKKAYVRLAPDYDALDVANKIGII